The Fundulus heteroclitus isolate FHET01 chromosome 13, MU-UCD_Fhet_4.1, whole genome shotgun sequence genome contains a region encoding:
- the LOC105935061 gene encoding brevican core protein: protein MLLTTTRHVQILPLICAVCHLALAFPIQAPSAHDDVQQLQLNIPVSGPILTPLGSSISIPCLVSLSSTSSLSPSVVPRVKWTVVSGEVETEILVARSSRVKINEAYRDRAALLNYTSSTEDVSLWLGDLRHSDSGYYRCEVQQGLEDAMKVVQVQVKGVVFHYRDALGRYSFSFQQAQRACEGIGAQVATPDQLLAAYFDGYEQCDAGWLADQSVRYPIQVPREGCYGDMDGQPGVRNYGTMDPDDLFDVYCYIEQIEGKVFYDPVPQQLSFDDAQSYCRAAGAQLATTAQLYSAWSEGLDRCSPGWLSDGSVRYPIVTPRERCGGPHAGVKTLYRFSNQTGFPEPSSLHDVYCFKGHMDTSTDSPVDHLFTEAEDLEQNVVILLERDQEIHLNQLEKQVEREAQSELESLPLLPDSFATEYPVDTNQTVTSERTGSFRSTTPALDLHQPRNESVEISYDPELLPESINSTINTTDIHDSTQNTTSLSGDYNGTEFNQNLSFTFHLSELERSTYQPQLESQTVPDTNSTESLQSIEEAKPYQESHETGLMFDRSHTNHSEAQNNRTDVDAEGGFWEGTTLAVSSLTQVKLEDPASEDPAQISVTTQASQDKGTPPTQETPTAESASETYSTWTPVDASGDIPQEKESEKEVVTFISTSQSSTAGLTAQPLGSAVASRAPTTPQRTAPGPTLSSVSRHADKLGFEILSTTPDLWELTISRQEGSTSLEDIEEKQVDATQPPTQVVSDISLPITESPEDMNNSHSPYKFATEQYQTLGYEVPVGTTNFYDEASGYGLETATSFFQEDISLTPGENVNKSISIEKEATIPSTVLVIEEETGDQSTEKETKVAPTLLEGETKVTPTVLLAEETKVSPTLGLDKHRDVPSLVVEEGPKVTPTTVLGETVTPTLVLEEKTKVDPTAFLKEETKVSPTLILKEVKVVPVLVIEAEEAKVTPTAVLEEEIDEEDEAKSIPTLVFDGENKVDPNVAEESKVTSTLVIEEEANVDPTTFQKEETKVSPTLVLDEVKVAPVLVVEEEAVKVTPKGVLEEEEAIVTPTLIIEEEANVDPTTFQEEEAKVSPTLILDEVKVAPVLVVEEEAVKVTPKGVLEEEEAIVTPTLIIDEEANVDPAVAEEPKVAPTLVLETRVVTEDEVKITPKVIVQDKAKVDSIELNVISTVTEEAKVDPTLIYGKAKATPKTFLEEEANVPNSEETNIFSGVPEEESKVTPTLVTDEHKVSPTLDFEEETNVEPTLEDFTIVPLISQTSMWSLLTTTSGPQEHLNSKKVSQKPPLLSVSETPRSTKSTSSAPTTTTPTHVPKHTWSPRTTRPPHIFHETTEPQKMNHFMPPLDHGVVDLSISLTPPPTLLILPKERAAVGGTGAFSDACLDDPCLNGGTCTERDGHIKCLCLPTYGGDVCQTDLERCDPGWDKFHGFCYRHFSQRQSWEVAERHCRTQGAHLVSIMTPEEQDYINSNYKEYQWTGLNDKTVEDDFRWSDGNPLLYVNWYRGQPDSYFLSGEDCVVMVWHDNGRWSDVPCNYHLAYTCKKGTSSCGPPPKVRNASIFGKARSRYETNAVVRYHCSEGFQQRLNPLVRCLSGGRWERPQIICIPEGGEIMQNLGMLPQTDSDFLAAETEFEATEETPQFWDIKF from the exons ATGCTGCTGACAACAACCAG ACATGTCCAGATCCTTCCCCTCATCTGTGCAGTTTGTCATCTTGCCCTGGCCTTCCCCATCCAGGCACCATCTGCTCATG ATGACGTGCAGCAGCTGCAACTGAACATCCCCGTCTCAGGTCCAATTCTTACACCTCTGGGTAGCTCCATTTCTATCCCATGCCTGGTGTCTCtgtcctccacctcctccttgtCCCCCTCCGTGGTGCCACGGGTGAAGTGGACGGTGGTGTCTGGCGAGGTTGAGACAGAGATCTTGGTAGCGCGAAGCTCAAGGGTGAAGATCAACGAGGCGTACCGAGACCGCGCGGCACTGCTCAACTACACCTCCTCCACCGAAGATGTGTCCCTGTGGTTGGGGGATCTGCGCCACAGTGACTCCGGCTACTACCGCTGCGAGGTGCAGCAGGGACTGGAAGATGCCATGAAAGTCGTACAAGTGCAGGTCAAAG GGGTGGTGTTCCACTATAGAGATGCTTTGGGTCGGTATTccttctccttccagcaggccCAGAGGGCTTGTGAAGGCATCGGTGCACAGGTCGCCACACCCGACCAGCTGCTTGCAGCTTATTTTGATGGATATGAGCAGTGTGATGCAGGCTGGCTGGCAGACCAATCTGTCAG GTATCCAATCCAAGTGCCCCGTGAAGGCTGTTACGGAGACATGGATGGGCAACCAGGAGTGAGGAACTATGGAACGATGGATCCTGATGATCTCTTTGATGTTTATTGCTACATAGAACAAATTGAAG ggaaagtTTTCTATGACCCTGTCCCGCAGCAGTTATCTTTTGATGACGCTCAATCATATTGTCGAGCTGCGGGGGCACAGCTGGCAACAACCGCACAGCTGTACTCAGCGTGGAGCGAAGGGCTGGACCGCTGCAGTCCTGGCTGGCTGTCTGACGGCAGCGTGCGCTACCCCATCGTAACCCCTAGAGAGCGCTGTGGTGGCCCTCATGCAGGCGTCAAAACACTCTACCGCTTCAGCAACCAGACCGGTTTCCCCGAGCCGTCTAGCCTTCATGATGTTTATTGTTTCAAAG GACACATGGACACTTCTACTGACTCTCCAGTGGACCACCTGTTCACAGAAGCTGAAGACTTGGAACAAAATGTGGTTATTCTACTGGAAAGAGATCAAGAAATTCATCTTAATCAACTAGAGAAGCAAGTGGAACGAGAAGCACAAAGCGAACTTGAATCTTTACCCCTTTTGCCTGACTCTTTTGCTACAGAATACCCAGTCGATACAAACCAGACAGTTACTTCAGAAAGAACGGGATCTTTCCGCAGCACAACTCCTGCATTGGACCTCCATCAGCCACGTAATGAAAGTGTGGAAATAAGTTATGACCCTGAGCTTCTTCCAGAATCAATTAATAGCACTATCAACACCACAGACATCCATGATtcaacacaaaacacaacaagTCTTTCAGGTGATTACAATGGGACAGAGTTCAACCAGAACCTGAGCTTCACCTTTCATCTGTCTGAATTAGAGAGAAGCACATACCAACCCCAACTAGAGAGCCAAACAGTCCCAGACACAAACTCTACTGAGTCTCTACAGTCAATCGAAGAGGCAAAGCCGTACCAGGAAAGTCATGAGACCGGTCTGATGTTTGACAGATCTCACACCAATCACAGCGAGGCACAGAACAACCGTACGGACGTAGATGCAGAGGGAGGGTTTTGGGAGGGGACCACTCTGGCAGTCAGTTCATTGACTCAGGTAAAGTTGGAAGATCCAGCTTCAGAAGATCCTGCGCAGATCTCGGTCACGACTCAGGCTTCCCAAGATAAAGGAACTCCCCCCACACAAGAAACTCCAACGGCTGAGTCAGCCAGTGAGACCTACTCAACCTGGACTCCAGTGGATGCATCTGGAGATATTCCCCAAG AGAAAGAATCTGAAAAGGAAGTGGTCACCTTCATCTCAACGTCTCAGTCCTCCACTGCTGGATTAACCGCTCAACCGCTGGGCTCTGCGGTGGCAAGCAGAGCTCCCACCACACCCCAGAGAACAGCTCCCGGTCCAACCCTCTCTTCTGTGTCACGCCATGCTGACAAATTGGGCTTTGAAATCCTCTCCACGACACCAGACTTGTGGGAGCTCACTATTTCTAGACAGGAGGGAAGTACAAGCTTAGAAGACATTGAAGAAAAACAGGTCGATGCAACTCAGCCTCCTACTCAGGTAGTTTCGGACATAAGTTTGCCTATAACTGAATCTCCAGAGGACATGAATAACTCTCATTCACCATATAAATTTGCAACAGAACAGTATCAAACATTAGGTTATGAAGTACCTGTTGGCACAACCAACTTTTATGATGAGGCAAGCGGATATGGCCTTGAAACAGCTACTTCCTTCTTTCAAGAAGACATTTCCCTGACTCCTGGCGAGAACGTTAACAAGTCCATTTCAATTGAAAAAGAGGCTACCATCCCCTCAACTGTTCTGGTTATAGAAGAAGAAACAGGTGACCAAAGCACTGAAAAAGAAACCAAAGTTGCCCCAACACTTCTTGAAGGAGAAACCAAAGTTACACCAACTGTTCTCCTGGCAGAAGAAACTAAAGTTAGCCCGACATTAGGTCTTGACAAACATAGAGATGTCCCATCCCTGGTTGTTGAAGAAGGACCTAAAGTAACCCCAACAACTGTTCTTGGGGAAACTGTTACCCCAACTCTGGTACTTGAGGAAAAAACTAAGGTTGATCCAACAGCTTTTCTGAAAGAAGAAACTAAAGTTAGTCCAACTTTGATCCTTAAAGAAGTGAAAGTTGTCCCAGTTCTGGTTATTGAAGCAGAAGAAGCTAAAGTAACCCCAACAGCTGTTCTTGAAGAAGAAATAGATGAAGAAGATGAAGCTAAAAGTATACCAACCTTGGTTTTTGATGGAGAAAATAAAGTTGACCCAAATGTTGCAGAAGAATCTAAAGTTACGTCAACTCTGGTTATTGAGGAAGAAGCTAATGTTGACCCAACTACTTTCCAAAAAGAAGAGACTAAAGTTAGCCCAACTTTGGTCCTTGATGAAGTGAAAGTTGCGCCAGTTCTGGTTGTGGAAGAAGAAGCAGTTAAAGTAACCCCAAAAGGTGttcttgaagaagaagaagccataGTTACCCCAACTCTGATTATTGAGGAAGAAGCTAATGTTGACCCAACTACTttccaagaagaagaagctaaAGTTAGCCCAACTTTGATCCTTGATGAAGTGAAAGTTGCGCCAGTTCTGGTTGTGGAAGAAGAAGCAGTTAAAGTAACCCCAAAAGGTGttcttgaagaagaagaagccataGTTACCCCAACTCTGATTATTGACGAAGAAGCTAATGTTGACCCCGCTGTTGCAGAAGAACCCAAAGTTGCTCCAACTCTGGTCCTTGAAACCAGAGTTGTCACTGAAGATGAAGTTAAAATAACCCCAAAAGTTATTGTTCAAGATAAAGCTAAAGTTGACTCAATTGAACTGAATGTTATCTCAACTGTTACAGAAGAAGCTAAAGTTGATCCCACCCTGATTTATGGAAAAGCCAAAGCTACCCCAAAAACTTTCCTGGAGGAAGAAGCCAATGTCCCAAATTCAGAGGAAACTAATATTTTCTCTGGTGTCCCTGAAGAAGAATCCAAAGTAACTCCAACGTTAGTGACTGATGAACATAAAGTTTCTCCAACTCTTGATTTTGAAGAGGAAACTAATGTTGAACCAACTCTTGAGGACTTTACCATCGTTCCTCTCATTTCTCAAACATCTATGTGGAGTCTGTTGACTACCACATCTGGACCTCAAGAGCATCTAAACAGCAAAAAGGTTAGTCAGAAACCCCCCCTCTTGTCAGTGTCAGAGACCCCAAGGAGTACCAAGTCTACGTCTTCTGCCCCTACCACGACTACTCCAACACATGTGCCCAAACACACCTGGAGCCCAAGAACCACAAGACCACCTCACATTTTCCATGAGACGACAGAGCCCCAGAAGATGAACCATTTCATGCCACCTTTGGATCATGGTGTGGTTGATCTTTCGATTAGCCTCACCCCGCCACCCACCCTGCTTATCTTGCCCAAAGAGAGGGCAGCTGTAGGTGGTACAGGGGCATTTTCAG ATGCCTGTTTAGATGACCCCTGCCTCAATGGAGGCACCTGCACTGAGCGAGACGGACACATTAAATGTCTCTGTTTGCCGACGTACGGAGGAGACGTCTGTCAGACTG ACCTGGAGCGATGTGATCCAGGCTGGGATAAATTTCACGGTTTCTGCTATCGACACTTCAGCCAGCGTCAGAGCTGGGAGGTGGCAGAGAGGCACTGTCGCACTCAAGGAGCTCATCTGGTGTCCATCATGACCCCCGAGGAGCAGGACTATATCAACA GTAACTACAAGGAATACCAGTGGACTGGACTGAATGACAAGACTGTTGAGGATGATTTTCGCTGGTCTGATGGAAACCCGCTG CTGTATGTGAATTGGTACCGAGGGCAGCCAGACAGCTACTTCCTCTCTGGAGAAGACTGCGTGGTGATGGTGTGGCACGATAATGGCCGCTGGAGTGATGTACCCTGCAACTATCACTTGGCCTACACCTGCAAGAAAGGCACCT CCTCCTGTGGTCCGCCACCAAAGGTCAGAAACGCTTCCATATTCGGGAAAGCTCGATCAAGATATGAGACCAATGCCGTTGTGCGGTATCACTGCTCGGAGGGCTTCCAGCAAAGACTGAACCCTCTGGTCAGGTGTCTGTCTGGAGGCCGGTGGGAGAGACCTCAAATCATTTGCATCCCTG AAGGGGGAGAAATCATGCAGAACCTCGGCATGTTGCCACAAACTGACAGCGACTTTTTAGCAGCTGAAACTGAATTTGAAGCCACTGAAGAGACACCACAGTTCTGGGACATCAAGTTTTAA